In Gemmobacter sp., the sequence ATGGGTCTGCGCCACGGGTGGACCTTGACCGGGTGTTCGACAGTCACGTCGCGCGCTCGCAAGGCAAGAAACAACGGAAGGGCTGACGTGTCCGAACCAGCTTCGATTTCCCAGGGCATCGCGGCGCGTTACGCGCAGGCATTGTTCGACCTGAGCAAGGAAGGCGCCGCGCTGAAGGCGCTGAAGGCCGATACGGACGCGCTGGATGCTGCCCTGACGGCCAGCGCCGACCTGCGCGACATGATCGCGTCGCCCTTGCTGACGCGCGAGGATCAGTCCCGCGCCATTGTCGCCGTGGCAACCAGGCTGGGTCTGTCGGCGCTCAGCGTCAACACCCTGGCGCTGATGGCGTCCAAGCGCCGCCTGTTCGTGCTGCCGCAACTGGTGGCCGACCTGCGCGCGCGCATCGCCGAAGAAAAGGGCGAGGTGACTGCCGAAGTCGCCTCTGCCGTCGCATTGACCGCCGAACAGGCTCAGGCGCTTGCCGAAACGCTGAAGGCCAGCGTCGGCAAGACCGTCAAGCTGAAAACGACCGTGGATGAATCGCTCATCGGCGGTCTTGTCGTCAAGGTGGGCTCGAAGATGATCGACACCTCGATCCGCTCGAAGCTCGCATCCCTGCAGAATGCCATGAAAGAGGTTGGGTGATGGGAATCCAGGCTGCTGAGATCTCTGCGATCCTCAAGGAGCAGATCAAGAACTTCGGCAAGGATGCCGAAGTGGCCGAAGTTGGCCGCGTGCTGTCGGTCGGCGACGGGATCGCCCGCGTCTACGGCCTCGACAACGTGCAGGCCGGCGAAATGGTGGAATTCCCCGGCGGCATCCGCGGCATGGTGCTGAACCTCGAAACCGACAACGTCGGTGTCGTGATCTTCGGTTCGGACCAGGACATCAAGGAAGGCGATGTCGTCAAGCGCACCAAGGCCATCGTGGACGTTCCGGCCGGCAATGCGCTGCTGGGCCGCGTCGTGGACGGCCTGGGCAACCCGATCGACGGCAAGGGCCCGATCGCGGCGACCGAGCGTCGCGTGGCCGACGTCAAGGCGCCGGGCATCATCCCGCGCAAATCGGTGCATGAACCGATGGCGACCGGCATCAAGGCCATCGACGCCATGATCCCGATCGGCCGCGGCCAGCGCGAACTGATCATCGGTGACCGCCAGACCGGCAAGACCGCCGTGGCGCTGGACACCATCCTGAACCAGAAGTCCTACAACGAGGCTGCTGGCGACGACGAGTCGAAGAAGCTGTATTGCATCTACGTCGCCATCGGGCAGAAGCGCTCGACCGTGGCGCAGCTGGTGAAGAAGCTGGAAGAAACCGGCGCGCTGGCCTACACGATCGTCGTGGCCGCCACCGCATCGGACCCGGCGCCGCTGCAATATCTGGCGCCCTATTCGGCAACCGCCATGGCGGAATTCTTCCGCGACAACGGCCGCCATGCGCTGATCATCTATGATGACCTGTCGAAACAGGCCGTGTCCTACCGCCAGATGTCGCTGCTGCTGCGCCGCCCGCCGGGCCGCGAAGCCTATCCGGGCGACGTGTTCTACCTGCACTCGCGCCTGCTGGAGCGTTCGGCCAAGCTGAACGACGATTTCGGCAACGGCTCGCTGACCGCGCTGCCGGTCATCGAAACCCAGGCGGGCGACGTGTCGGCCTATATCCCGACCAACGTGATCTCGATCACCGACGGCCAGATCTTCCTGGAAACCGAACTGTTCTACCAGGGCATCCGTCCGGCCGTGAACACCGGCCTGTCGGTGAGCCGCGTGGGTTCCTCGGCCCAGACCAACTCGATGAAAACCGTGGCCGGCCCGGTGAAACTGTCGCTTGCCCAGTACCGCGAGATGGCGGCCTTCGCCCAGTTCGGTTCGGACCTCGATGCCTCGACCCAGGCCCTGCTGAACCGCGGCGCCCGTCTGACGGAACTGATGAAGCAGCCGCAATATTCGCCGCTGACCAACGCGGAAATCGTCGCGATCATCTATGCCGGCACCGCGGGCTTCCTGGACAAGGTTGCGGTCAAGGACGTCGGCCGTTTTGAAGCTGGCCTGCTGTCGTTCCTGCGCACCAAGCGCAAGGACATCCTGGACTGGATCACCAACAGCGATCCGAAGATCAAGGGTGCCGACGAGCAGAAGCTGAAAGACGCGATTGCCGAGTTCGCTCGCGACTTCGCCTGAGCGGCCTGAAAGGACAGGGACATGCCCAGCCTTAAGGACCTGAAGAACCGGATCGGAAGCGTGAAGAACACGCGGAAGATCACGAAGGCGATGCAGATGGTCGCCGCCGCGAAACTGCGCCGCGCGCAGGAATCGGCCGAGGCCGCGCGCCCCTATGCCGAACGCATGACCGCCGTGATGGCCGGTCTTGCGGCCTCGGTCGGCGGGTCGGAGGGCGCGCCGCGCCTTCTGGCCGGCACGGGGGCCGACAAGATCCACCTGCTGGTGGTGATGACGTCGGAACGCGGGCTGTGCGGTGGCTTCAACTCGACCATCGTGCGGCTGGCCCGCGCCCATGCCCAGCGGCTTCTGGCCGCTGGCAAGACGGTGAAAATCCTCACCGTCGGCAAGAAGGGGCGCGAGCAGCTGAAGCGCGACATGTCGGCCCATTTCGTGGGCCACGTGGACCTGAGCGAGATCAAGAAGCTGGGCTATGCCGATGCGTCGCGCATCGCCCAGGACGTGCTGAACCGCTTCGATGCAGGCGAGTTCGACGTGGCGACGATCTTCTTCAACCGCTTCCAGTCGGTGATCAGCCAGATCCCGACCGCGCAGCAGATCATCCCGGCCCAGTTCGAATCCGGGGCGCAGGCCAATGCGCTCTATGATTACGAACCGTTCGAGGAAGCGATCCTTGCCGACCTGCTGCCGCGCAGCGTTGCCACGCAGATCTTTACCGCCCTGCTGGAAAACGGC encodes:
- a CDS encoding F0F1 ATP synthase subunit delta, producing MSEPASISQGIAARYAQALFDLSKEGAALKALKADTDALDAALTASADLRDMIASPLLTREDQSRAIVAVATRLGLSALSVNTLALMASKRRLFVLPQLVADLRARIAEEKGEVTAEVASAVALTAEQAQALAETLKASVGKTVKLKTTVDESLIGGLVVKVGSKMIDTSIRSKLASLQNAMKEVG
- the atpA gene encoding F0F1 ATP synthase subunit alpha, which codes for MGIQAAEISAILKEQIKNFGKDAEVAEVGRVLSVGDGIARVYGLDNVQAGEMVEFPGGIRGMVLNLETDNVGVVIFGSDQDIKEGDVVKRTKAIVDVPAGNALLGRVVDGLGNPIDGKGPIAATERRVADVKAPGIIPRKSVHEPMATGIKAIDAMIPIGRGQRELIIGDRQTGKTAVALDTILNQKSYNEAAGDDESKKLYCIYVAIGQKRSTVAQLVKKLEETGALAYTIVVAATASDPAPLQYLAPYSATAMAEFFRDNGRHALIIYDDLSKQAVSYRQMSLLLRRPPGREAYPGDVFYLHSRLLERSAKLNDDFGNGSLTALPVIETQAGDVSAYIPTNVISITDGQIFLETELFYQGIRPAVNTGLSVSRVGSSAQTNSMKTVAGPVKLSLAQYREMAAFAQFGSDLDASTQALLNRGARLTELMKQPQYSPLTNAEIVAIIYAGTAGFLDKVAVKDVGRFEAGLLSFLRTKRKDILDWITNSDPKIKGADEQKLKDAIAEFARDFA
- a CDS encoding F0F1 ATP synthase subunit gamma codes for the protein MPSLKDLKNRIGSVKNTRKITKAMQMVAAAKLRRAQESAEAARPYAERMTAVMAGLAASVGGSEGAPRLLAGTGADKIHLLVVMTSERGLCGGFNSTIVRLARAHAQRLLAAGKTVKILTVGKKGREQLKRDMSAHFVGHVDLSEIKKLGYADASRIAQDVLNRFDAGEFDVATIFFNRFQSVISQIPTAQQIIPAQFESGAQANALYDYEPFEEAILADLLPRSVATQIFTALLENGASEQGARMSAMDNATRNAGDMINKLTIQYNRSRQAAITKELIEIISGAEAL